In Xylanibacter ruminicola 23, a single genomic region encodes these proteins:
- a CDS encoding carboxypeptidase-like regulatory domain-containing protein, protein MIRKLNKFIIILVLLMSTLTAAADDFTLKGKVIDEDGHALELVTISCAAQGKLTMTNLKGEFSIGLSTADSVVVKFTMVGYGVRKRVFKRPKGKMTVQIVMHPAATLSEVTVTQRRRQTSQTEQLDTKHLKQTPSTTGNAVEEMIQQQAGVSSHNELSSQYNVRGGSFDENSVYINQIEVYRPLLISSGQQEGLSVINPNMVEKIGFSTGGYEAKYGDKMSSVLDITYRHTKGFEANATASLLGASGFIGYGNSRFSMSHGIRYKTNRYLLNTLETTGEYKPNFLDYQTYISYTPNKRWNIDFIGNIADNHYNFTPKDRETSFGTLADAKQFKVYFDGQEKDRFNTLFGALGITRRISDSTSIKFITSAFHTKERETYDITGQYWLNDTQTQESLGVGTYMEHARNYLSADVINFKLIVRHQTRRHDIEAGISYKTEHIKEQSREYEMRDSSGYSIPHSADKLNLIYTLNAKNDIRSNRIEAYIQDVYRWAKGDNYFTLNYGVRFANWSYNKETTVSPRASLAIVPAFDSDLTFRFATGLYYQAPFYKEMRDTTTVNGITTAALNNHIKSQQSIHLIAAADYRFRMLNRPFKFTAEAYYKALSNLIPYNVQNMKITYYGENLTKGYATGIDLKLYGEFVPGTDSWLTLSLMSTRQKFNNQWIPLPTDQRWAVNLHFTDYFPGTERWKMTLRLAFADGLPFGAPHRGLEQQQFRAPAYKRADIGMSYCALKNTKGIKGIWLGIDCLNLFGISNVNSYYWVTDVSNTQWAVPNFLTNRQINGKITINL, encoded by the coding sequence ATGATACGCAAATTAAACAAATTCATCATCATATTGGTACTATTGATGAGTACCCTGACTGCAGCCGCCGATGACTTCACCCTGAAGGGAAAAGTGATCGACGAAGATGGGCATGCATTGGAACTTGTAACCATATCGTGCGCCGCCCAAGGAAAGCTAACCATGACTAATCTGAAAGGCGAGTTCAGCATCGGTCTGAGCACAGCCGACTCGGTTGTGGTAAAATTCACGATGGTGGGCTATGGCGTAAGAAAACGCGTGTTTAAACGTCCCAAAGGCAAGATGACGGTACAGATTGTGATGCATCCGGCAGCCACGCTGAGCGAGGTAACGGTAACGCAACGCCGCCGACAGACATCACAGACAGAACAACTGGACACCAAACACCTGAAACAAACACCTTCAACCACGGGAAATGCGGTCGAGGAGATGATACAGCAGCAGGCGGGTGTATCGAGTCATAACGAGCTGTCGTCACAATATAATGTACGCGGCGGATCGTTCGACGAGAACTCGGTTTATATTAACCAGATTGAGGTTTACCGACCTTTATTAATAAGTAGCGGACAACAGGAAGGCCTCTCGGTTATCAACCCGAATATGGTTGAGAAAATCGGTTTTTCAACAGGTGGATACGAAGCGAAATACGGCGACAAAATGTCGTCGGTACTAGACATCACATACCGACACACAAAAGGCTTTGAGGCCAACGCTACAGCCTCGTTGTTAGGAGCGAGTGGATTTATCGGTTACGGTAACAGCCGTTTCTCGATGAGTCACGGCATCAGATACAAGACCAACCGCTACCTGCTAAACACATTAGAAACTACAGGAGAATACAAACCAAACTTTCTTGATTATCAGACATATATAAGCTATACACCAAACAAAAGGTGGAACATAGATTTCATAGGTAATATAGCTGATAATCATTACAACTTTACGCCCAAAGACAGAGAAACGAGCTTTGGTACTTTAGCCGATGCCAAACAGTTTAAAGTATATTTCGACGGACAGGAAAAGGACCGTTTCAACACCCTATTCGGCGCACTTGGAATTACACGTAGAATTAGTGATTCAACCAGTATAAAGTTTATTACATCAGCATTTCACACCAAGGAACGCGAAACGTACGACATAACGGGCCAGTATTGGCTAAACGACACGCAGACTCAGGAGAGTTTAGGCGTGGGTACCTATATGGAGCACGCCCGCAATTATCTTTCAGCCGATGTGATTAATTTCAAGCTGATAGTCCGCCATCAAACACGTCGTCACGACATCGAGGCAGGCATCAGCTACAAGACAGAACACATTAAGGAACAATCACGCGAATACGAGATGCGCGACTCGAGTGGCTACTCTATCCCCCACTCTGCCGATAAGCTGAACCTGATATACACGCTGAATGCCAAGAACGATATCCGCAGCAACAGGATTGAAGCTTACATACAAGATGTTTACCGCTGGGCAAAAGGCGACAATTACTTTACGCTGAATTACGGCGTAAGATTCGCCAACTGGAGTTATAACAAGGAAACAACCGTATCGCCCAGAGCTTCATTAGCCATCGTGCCGGCATTCGATAGCGATCTAACCTTCAGATTCGCAACAGGCTTGTATTATCAGGCGCCATTCTACAAAGAGATGCGCGACACCACAACGGTTAACGGCATCACAACAGCTGCACTGAATAACCATATCAAGAGTCAGCAGTCCATCCACCTGATTGCCGCTGCCGACTACCGATTCAGAATGCTGAACCGTCCGTTCAAGTTTACAGCCGAAGCCTATTACAAAGCGCTTAGCAACCTGATCCCGTATAATGTACAGAACATGAAGATTACCTATTACGGCGAAAACCTCACCAAGGGTTACGCCACAGGTATCGACCTGAAACTGTACGGCGAATTTGTGCCAGGTACCGACTCATGGCTTACCCTCTCGCTGATGAGCACCCGCCAGAAGTTCAACAACCAATGGATACCATTACCCACCGACCAGCGTTGGGCGGTAAACCTGCATTTTACCGACTATTTTCCAGGTACCGAGCGATGGAAAATGACGCTACGATTGGCATTTGCCGACGGACTGCCATTTGGCGCACCACACAGAGGACTGGAACAGCAGCAATTCCGCGCCCCAGCCTACAAACGTGCCGATATCGGTATGAGCTATTGCGCTTTGAAAAACACCAAAGGCATCAAGGGCATCTGGTTAGGAATCGACTGCCTGAACCTGTTTGGTATTTCAAACGTCAACAGCTACTATTGGGTGACTGATGTATCGAACACCCAGTGGGCTGTACCTAATTTCCTGACGAATCGCCAAATTAACGGGAAAATTACTATAAATTTATAA
- a CDS encoding C10 family peptidase translates to MKKYLLSTYLVLFSFLLTMAAPVDEQSARRIASDFLRSKMPQVTRAASGELTRAITGVADGDSAGIYVFNCDGGFVVISADDELPSVLAYGLKNSYDAQTASPAMQAMLEAYNHAVNSSVKTRATVPTHADISPLIKTQWNQNTPYNNNCPVESGVNCPTGCVATATAQIMYYHKWPETFNWDAMKTTYSSDDTGEAVDAVAKLMADVGEKVYMQYGSESSSAYDYDACEALRIQYGYAETTNYIERTCYTAKGWDEVIYNELAANRPVLYSGNSASSGQGIVGHAFILDGYQAKDGVGYFHVNWGWGGSSDDYFLISVLNPEMQYTGGNAGSSGYSFSQSALVGVEKGASVAGKSMRLFVNSCTIKSDKGTYTRNSASENFPGIQLMMYIYNVVQPKEVRHYDLGYALYQNDKLVAMIDSTSVNYNFDYFKGTSYITASLAFGKGLDDGTYQLRAMSRETGKSLWQQALNATCRYIELTINGNQMTTKAYGSFEDPSVSSFTINSVTVSENCEVGKPITITVNVTDKNKTNNAPLFLYGNASLEQGTDKFQLLTGGGTNLEAGETGDVVLEYTPQRAGNFVFYLSGDRTELTDSLYRFEANVTGVALIMEMEVEGAVVKGAAPCEVPGTALKGKIVLTNYGSEPYNDKVGILPCELIGNTLNTIGQSVTTDCHIAIGDSQEVSFNFRNLTLNSTYIILVKIPDGDDVKYLNWEDDGSIKYIYIFTMIEDTAIKDIQLDSPDADVYDMRGVRLGKASELKSLPKGVYIINKKKVVNK, encoded by the coding sequence ATGAAGAAATATCTACTCTCAACCTACCTGGTGCTATTCAGTTTCTTGCTGACGATGGCAGCACCTGTTGACGAGCAATCGGCCCGTAGAATCGCAAGTGATTTTCTGCGTAGTAAAATGCCGCAAGTAACCCGTGCGGCCAGTGGAGAGTTAACCCGTGCCATAACAGGCGTAGCTGATGGAGACAGCGCTGGTATATATGTGTTTAATTGTGATGGCGGTTTTGTGGTTATTAGTGCAGATGACGAACTGCCGTCGGTACTGGCATATGGCTTGAAGAATAGCTATGATGCCCAGACAGCTTCTCCTGCTATGCAGGCTATGCTCGAGGCTTATAATCATGCAGTAAACAGTAGCGTTAAAACACGTGCTACCGTACCTACGCATGCAGATATTTCTCCTCTGATTAAGACCCAATGGAATCAGAATACTCCCTATAATAATAATTGCCCTGTTGAGTCGGGCGTGAACTGTCCTACTGGTTGTGTGGCTACTGCGACGGCTCAGATTATGTATTATCACAAATGGCCTGAAACATTTAATTGGGATGCCATGAAGACCACCTATTCGTCAGACGATACTGGTGAGGCTGTTGATGCTGTAGCCAAACTGATGGCAGATGTAGGCGAGAAAGTGTACATGCAATATGGCTCAGAAAGCTCAAGTGCCTATGATTATGATGCCTGTGAAGCGCTTCGTATCCAATACGGCTATGCCGAAACAACGAATTATATCGAGCGTACATGCTATACCGCCAAGGGTTGGGACGAAGTTATTTATAATGAGTTAGCAGCTAATCGTCCAGTTCTCTATAGTGGAAATTCAGCCTCTTCTGGTCAAGGAATAGTTGGGCATGCCTTTATCCTTGATGGTTATCAGGCAAAAGATGGTGTGGGCTATTTCCATGTAAACTGGGGTTGGGGAGGTTCAAGCGATGATTACTTCCTGATTTCTGTTTTGAATCCTGAAATGCAATATACGGGTGGTAATGCTGGTTCAAGTGGCTATTCTTTCAGTCAGTCGGCACTTGTAGGTGTTGAGAAGGGTGCGTCGGTTGCAGGAAAGTCTATGCGATTGTTTGTAAATAGCTGTACCATAAAAAGCGATAAAGGTACCTATACTCGTAACTCTGCTTCGGAAAACTTCCCTGGCATACAGTTGATGATGTATATATATAATGTTGTCCAACCTAAAGAAGTACGCCACTATGATCTGGGCTATGCATTATACCAGAATGATAAACTGGTGGCAATGATTGATTCGACATCAGTAAATTACAATTTTGATTATTTTAAAGGCACTTCATATATTACCGCTTCGTTGGCATTTGGTAAGGGACTTGATGATGGTACTTATCAGCTGCGAGCCATGAGCCGTGAAACGGGAAAGAGTTTGTGGCAACAGGCTTTGAACGCTACTTGTCGTTATATTGAGCTAACCATCAATGGTAATCAGATGACAACCAAGGCTTACGGATCATTTGAAGATCCTTCTGTTTCAAGTTTTACTATCAATTCGGTAACCGTAAGCGAGAATTGTGAGGTGGGTAAGCCAATAACAATTACCGTAAACGTAACAGATAAGAACAAGACAAACAATGCCCCATTGTTCCTGTATGGTAATGCCAGCTTAGAGCAGGGTACTGATAAGTTCCAGCTCCTGACAGGTGGTGGTACCAACCTTGAGGCTGGTGAGACAGGCGATGTGGTACTGGAATACACACCTCAGCGTGCGGGCAATTTTGTATTTTATCTGAGTGGTGATAGAACAGAACTTACCGATTCACTCTATCGTTTCGAAGCAAATGTTACGGGAGTAGCGTTAATTATGGAGATGGAGGTTGAAGGTGCAGTAGTTAAAGGAGCCGCTCCTTGTGAGGTTCCTGGAACAGCTTTGAAGGGCAAGATAGTTCTTACTAATTATGGTTCGGAGCCATATAATGATAAAGTTGGCATCCTGCCTTGTGAACTTATTGGTAATACTTTGAACACTATCGGTCAGAGTGTTACTACAGATTGCCACATTGCTATAGGGGATTCGCAGGAGGTTTCTTTCAACTTCAGGAACTTGACTCTTAATAGTACTTATATAATATTAGTGAAGATTCCTGATGGCGATGATGTAAAATATCTGAATTGGGAGGATGATGGAAGTATTAAGTATATTTACATCTTCACTATGATAGAAGATACTGCCATCAAGGATATCCAGCTTGATTCACCTGATGCCGATGTATACGACATGCGTGGTGTTCGCCTGGGTAAGGCTTCTGAACTGAAGAGTCTGCCTAAGGGCGTATACATTATTAATAAGAAGAAAGTGGTAAACAAATAA
- a CDS encoding NfeD family protein, which translates to MIDYIMQHLWQLWAAVALICLILELTAGDFFIICFAIGAVPAAIVAAIGAGTYYQIVVFAVVTLVSLFYVRPFAKRYLHKGEDKRISNADALLGRQGRVVEPIQAGGFGRVQIDGDIWKAVTKSDTDIPEGANVVVVDRASTIITVEKM; encoded by the coding sequence ATGATTGATTATATCATGCAACATCTCTGGCAGTTATGGGCTGCAGTAGCACTCATCTGTCTGATACTCGAACTCACAGCGGGCGATTTCTTCATTATCTGCTTCGCTATCGGCGCTGTACCTGCTGCTATCGTGGCAGCTATTGGTGCGGGCACTTATTATCAGATTGTGGTGTTTGCGGTTGTAACACTCGTTAGCTTGTTTTATGTGCGCCCCTTTGCTAAGCGCTATCTGCATAAAGGCGAAGACAAACGCATTAGTAATGCCGATGCGTTGCTGGGCCGACAGGGCAGGGTGGTAGAGCCTATCCAAGCTGGCGGTTTTGGACGTGTGCAGATAGATGGCGACATCTGGAAAGCCGTGACCAAGAGCGATACCGACATCCCAGAGGGTGCCAACGTGGTAGTGGTAGATCGTGCGTCAACCATCATTACGGTGGAGAAAATGTAA
- a CDS encoding DUF4842 domain-containing protein: MRKISIYALLSILSLGSCTKEFVYNDANDIKENAEQIFGLIDPNQDWRTTTSGTVSITADADLADIAKVQILTESPFFNGNSVILAEAEATAGQTVTLNYDAPRGAETVIAACTDDKGHYFIKAIDLSTKQVSFATKTAQTRAATRTAEAGIGVSNLTLDGSNVTRSLNANREIYAELGTNSDNSYMTNFTTSKKIYPWENNNWKNEAQWQLTSTSTISGGWNVVEGTVVRDISSSNPMLEDEAKTLKAIFDKYLSHKTNSDGSRVNNLVYIREGSALRFFDNHLTSDGNPITLIPVNMASTEIDCSTLYYYYYKPSDVPSGTSLTDYVKKLPKFKAIPCEYTNTNKGVNREDFFRVHEYLLPYYGDFMPTTQTFYPQNNVYRIRNVGKTSKNQKNYLTYFNSNNHNAERLANAYEASDSKFLNQLWQVFDIDNGRYLLYNIGAKKFLTNVGKYIEDGNNWEFFFTDYLPFVKEIPYTISINADETRRIKCVNTPTTFVGATNNSSNPRIASNKTTNDGEFINWAFEAYNFTANIDALESVTLEADPTDHAAISDCIPSGYRVGFMLSKIYNPNLLQNYLKEAKNGCLYGYGEMNTTINNFPDHFSSAVTNKKYGMEPNDPRIAMFNANNKTFLAFEDGSDTNYSDMIIELGGNSGSFFDDPQEVEEQAYTMCFEDRPNVADYDMNDVVLRCTRVSSTELELSLIATGANDPVLINGIVGDYVSGTELKNKEVHGLFGVETSTFVNTVTSDDVLPSVSCVYRVDASTSIKQFLSNIYITNNGQGGRTIGLPATGESPFALIMPGNFNYPQEKISIATAYTTFRNWVNNANNYGNWPEYYDDSKIYINPYNR; the protein is encoded by the coding sequence ATGAGAAAGATATCGATTTATGCACTACTAAGCATTTTATCGTTAGGCAGTTGTACCAAGGAGTTTGTTTATAACGATGCTAACGACATTAAGGAAAATGCCGAACAGATATTTGGTTTGATAGATCCTAACCAGGATTGGCGCACCACAACATCAGGAACGGTAAGCATTACAGCTGATGCCGACTTGGCCGATATTGCCAAAGTACAGATTCTGACCGAGTCTCCATTTTTTAATGGCAACTCTGTTATTTTGGCCGAAGCAGAAGCCACAGCCGGACAGACCGTTACCCTGAATTACGATGCCCCACGAGGTGCCGAAACCGTCATCGCCGCTTGTACCGACGACAAGGGCCACTACTTTATCAAGGCCATCGATTTAAGCACCAAACAGGTAAGCTTTGCTACCAAAACCGCCCAAACCCGCGCAGCCACAAGAACTGCCGAAGCAGGTATCGGCGTTAGCAATCTCACCCTTGATGGCAGCAACGTTACCAGATCGCTGAATGCCAATAGAGAGATTTATGCAGAATTGGGCACAAACTCCGACAACAGCTACATGACAAATTTCACAACTTCTAAGAAAATCTACCCTTGGGAGAACAACAACTGGAAGAACGAAGCCCAGTGGCAGCTCACATCAACCAGCACCATAAGTGGCGGATGGAATGTTGTAGAAGGTACTGTAGTACGAGACATCTCTTCAAGCAATCCCATGTTAGAAGACGAAGCCAAGACCCTCAAGGCTATTTTCGATAAATATCTCTCACACAAAACAAATTCCGACGGGTCGAGAGTAAATAATCTGGTATATATCCGTGAGGGATCTGCCTTAAGGTTCTTTGACAACCACTTGACGAGTGATGGCAACCCGATTACTCTCATCCCAGTTAACATGGCATCTACTGAGATAGATTGCAGCACGCTTTATTATTACTATTACAAACCCAGCGACGTTCCCAGCGGCACAAGTCTTACCGATTACGTTAAGAAGTTGCCTAAGTTCAAGGCTATTCCATGCGAATACACCAACACTAATAAGGGCGTAAATAGAGAAGATTTCTTCAGAGTACACGAGTATCTGCTGCCCTACTACGGTGATTTTATGCCTACCACACAGACTTTCTATCCACAAAATAATGTTTATCGCATACGTAATGTGGGTAAGACAAGCAAAAATCAGAAGAACTATCTGACATACTTTAACAGCAACAACCACAATGCCGAAAGACTTGCAAATGCCTATGAAGCCAGCGACAGCAAATTCCTCAATCAGCTGTGGCAGGTTTTCGATATTGACAACGGCAGATACCTGCTCTACAATATCGGTGCAAAGAAATTCTTAACTAACGTTGGTAAATATATTGAGGACGGCAACAATTGGGAATTCTTCTTTACCGACTATCTACCGTTTGTAAAAGAGATACCCTATACCATCAGTATAAACGCAGACGAAACAAGACGCATCAAGTGCGTTAATACACCAACAACCTTTGTTGGAGCTACAAACAATAGTAGCAACCCACGTATAGCCAGCAACAAAACAACCAACGATGGCGAATTTATCAATTGGGCATTTGAAGCCTACAACTTTACCGCCAATATCGATGCGCTTGAATCGGTTACACTCGAGGCTGATCCTACAGATCACGCAGCCATAAGCGACTGTATTCCATCAGGCTACCGAGTAGGCTTTATGCTGAGCAAGATTTATAATCCGAACCTGTTACAGAACTACCTGAAGGAAGCCAAAAACGGTTGTTTGTATGGCTACGGCGAAATGAACACTACCATCAACAACTTCCCCGACCACTTTAGTAGCGCTGTTACAAATAAGAAATATGGAATGGAACCTAACGATCCTCGCATCGCCATGTTCAACGCCAACAACAAGACATTCCTTGCTTTCGAGGATGGATCTGATACCAACTACAGCGATATGATTATCGAACTGGGCGGTAATAGCGGCAGCTTCTTCGACGACCCACAGGAGGTTGAGGAGCAGGCTTATACCATGTGCTTTGAGGACCGACCGAATGTGGCCGACTACGATATGAACGACGTGGTATTGCGTTGTACCCGCGTTTCGTCAACCGAGTTAGAGTTGTCGCTGATTGCTACTGGTGCTAACGACCCCGTACTTATCAACGGTATTGTAGGCGATTACGTGAGCGGTACCGAACTTAAGAACAAAGAAGTACACGGGCTGTTTGGCGTAGAAACCTCAACATTCGTCAACACCGTGACATCAGACGATGTTTTGCCTTCGGTATCTTGCGTTTACAGAGTAGATGCATCAACAAGCATCAAGCAGTTCCTGAGCAACATCTACATCACCAACAATGGTCAGGGCGGTCGAACAATTGGCTTGCCTGCAACTGGTGAGTCTCCTTTCGCACTCATCATGCCAGGCAACTTTAATTATCCTCAGGAAAAAATCAGCATCGCAACGGCATATACCACGTTCCGCAATTGGGTTAATAACGCCAACAACTACGGTAACTGGCCTGAGTACTACGACGATTCGAAGATATACATTAACCCTTACAACAGATAA
- the mce gene encoding methylmalonyl-CoA epimerase yields MKISHIEHLGIAVQSIEESLPYFTDVLGLECYATEVVEDQKVKTAFLRCGEVKLELLEPTSPESTIQKWLDKGNKGVHHVAFCVEDGVAKGLAEVSEKGVRLIDEKPRKGAEGLNIAFLHPKSTCGILTELCEHPE; encoded by the coding sequence ATGAAGATTTCGCACATTGAGCATCTGGGTATTGCCGTCCAGAGCATTGAAGAAAGCCTGCCGTATTTTACCGACGTGCTGGGTCTGGAGTGTTATGCAACAGAAGTAGTTGAGGACCAGAAAGTGAAGACAGCCTTCCTGCGTTGCGGCGAGGTAAAGCTCGAGCTGCTGGAGCCAACATCACCTGAGAGCACCATCCAGAAGTGGCTCGACAAAGGTAACAAGGGCGTACATCATGTAGCCTTCTGTGTTGAGGACGGTGTAGCCAAAGGTCTGGCCGAGGTTTCGGAGAAGGGCGTTCGCCTGATCGACGAGAAACCACGCAAGGGCGCTGAGGGATTGAACATCGCTTTCCTGCACCCCAAATCAACCTGCGGTATCCTGACAGAGCTCTGTGAGCACCCGGAATAA